From a single bacterium genomic region:
- the meaB gene encoding methylmalonyl Co-A mutase-associated GTPase MeaB, translated as MALAEAVLRGSSQAVARLITLVENHMEEAVPELRALYPHTGRASVVGVTGPPGAGKSTLVNALVREIRPGKRRVGVVAIDPTSPFTGGAILGDRIRMQDHSADPGVFVRSMATRGRLGGLAPATAGAVAVLDAFGCDLIFIETVGAGQGEVEIAGAADTVVLVTVPTLGDSVQTLKAGIMEIGDIFVVNKADRGDADRTAMEIKAMLGLAPDHSGWRPPVLLAVATEGRGIAEILRAVDEHRHYLVERGLLINRRKIRRRQEILGFVEDRLLARVGGDRVDALATLVAEGGLDPYTAADELLGRAGIR; from the coding sequence GTGGCGCTCGCCGAGGCTGTGCTCCGAGGGTCCTCGCAGGCGGTGGCACGCCTGATCACGTTGGTCGAGAACCACATGGAGGAAGCGGTTCCGGAACTCCGGGCGCTCTATCCGCACACCGGCCGCGCGAGCGTGGTCGGCGTGACCGGGCCCCCGGGCGCCGGGAAGAGCACACTCGTGAACGCCTTGGTGCGGGAGATCCGGCCGGGGAAGCGCCGCGTGGGTGTCGTTGCCATAGATCCGACGAGCCCGTTCACGGGGGGCGCGATCCTGGGCGACCGGATCCGGATGCAGGATCACAGCGCCGATCCGGGCGTGTTCGTGCGGAGCATGGCCACCCGCGGCCGGCTGGGGGGGCTCGCCCCCGCGACCGCGGGAGCGGTAGCCGTGCTCGATGCGTTCGGGTGCGACCTCATCTTCATCGAAACAGTGGGCGCGGGCCAAGGCGAGGTCGAGATCGCCGGCGCCGCCGATACGGTGGTCTTGGTCACCGTGCCCACCCTGGGGGACAGCGTTCAAACCCTCAAGGCGGGAATTATGGAGATCGGGGATATCTTTGTCGTGAATAAAGCCGATCGAGGTGACGCCGACCGCACGGCGATGGAGATCAAAGCGATGCTTGGGCTCGCACCGGACCACTCCGGCTGGCGACCTCCGGTCCTCCTGGCTGTCGCGACTGAGGGCCGGGGGATCGCCGAGATTCTCAGGGCGGTCGATGAGCACCGACACTACCTCGTGGAGCGCGGATTGCTCATCAACCGGAGGAAGATTCGCCGCCGTCAGGAGATCCTCGGGTTCGTCGAAGATCGCCTGCTGGCCCGGGTGGGCGGGGATCGTGTCGATGCCCTCGCCACGCTGGTTGCTGAAGGAGGGCTGGACCCGTACACGGCGGCCGATGAATTGCTCGGCCGGGCCGGCATCCGATGA
- the mce gene encoding methylmalonyl-CoA epimerase codes for MSARLSHIGVLVHRVDAAAALYQRLGLSGAAREMFPQENIRMAFVPVEDIRIELMEPLTGTGPLARFLATRGEGIHHLAFEVPDIEQALARARSAGVRLIDETPRIGAHDTRVAFIHPSATHGVLVELVERAKDRATDESP; via the coding sequence ATGAGCGCCCGGCTGTCGCACATCGGCGTCCTGGTGCACCGGGTCGATGCCGCCGCCGCGCTTTACCAGCGCCTTGGGCTTTCCGGGGCCGCACGAGAGATGTTCCCCCAGGAGAACATCCGGATGGCGTTCGTGCCGGTCGAGGACATCCGGATCGAACTCATGGAGCCGTTGACCGGCACAGGCCCTTTGGCCCGCTTTCTAGCGACCCGGGGAGAAGGGATTCACCACCTGGCATTCGAGGTGCCGGACATCGAACAGGCCTTAGCCCGGGCGCGATCCGCCGGAGTGCGCCTCATCGACGAAACCCCGAGGATTGGCGCGCACGACACCCGGGTCGCGTTCATCCATCCGAGCGCGACGCACGGCGTTCTCGTGGAACTGGTCGAACGTGCAAAGGACCGCGCTACGGACGAATCTCCATAG
- a CDS encoding 3D domain-containing protein codes for MASAAYRSATGDIQILRDPRRSQPIHLTYVMLGFLVSGLLAPIFSAPGLWRLVIGHTVYVSVDGLARSYTSIQPTVAEVLRESKIPVGPGDRVTPALNAKVWTGIQITVVRSVPFSVVVEGSSRQARLPALTVAEALSLMNIELRPQDRAYPDLSAAVTSGMQITVVRRETRTWIEHTPIPFPVEAVSDPTVLKGQRVVRMAGRPGARDRTVRVEYADGRPVSVQALAESVVREPVTQIVALGTKPLISTQGPYAGKEMMYLEATAYYPGPNNFGGGVGPKTAIGLIAKHGVVAVDPSVIRLGSRVYVEGYGEATAGDTGGAIRGSRIDLCFDTYEEAMRFGRRTIKVYILKAP; via the coding sequence GTGGCATCAGCGGCCTATCGGTCGGCCACCGGCGATATCCAGATCCTCAGGGATCCCCGCCGGTCCCAGCCGATCCATCTGACCTACGTCATGCTTGGATTCCTCGTGTCGGGGTTACTTGCTCCTATATTCTCGGCCCCCGGGTTGTGGCGTCTTGTGATCGGCCATACCGTCTATGTCTCCGTTGATGGTCTGGCCCGTTCGTACACCTCCATCCAGCCGACCGTGGCGGAGGTACTTCGGGAAAGCAAGATCCCCGTGGGGCCGGGTGACCGGGTCACGCCGGCGCTCAACGCGAAGGTGTGGACGGGCATACAGATCACGGTCGTGCGGTCGGTCCCGTTCTCGGTCGTGGTCGAAGGGAGCAGCCGGCAGGCCCGGCTGCCAGCACTCACCGTGGCCGAAGCGCTGTCCTTGATGAACATCGAGCTCCGGCCGCAAGACCGGGCTTACCCCGACCTATCCGCCGCCGTGACCTCCGGCATGCAGATCACGGTCGTACGACGCGAGACGCGGACATGGATCGAGCACACCCCGATTCCGTTTCCGGTGGAGGCCGTGTCCGACCCGACCGTGCTCAAGGGGCAGCGGGTCGTCCGCATGGCCGGCCGCCCGGGCGCCCGGGATCGCACCGTCCGGGTCGAGTACGCAGACGGGCGCCCGGTGTCGGTGCAGGCCCTCGCCGAGAGCGTGGTCAGGGAGCCCGTCACCCAAATCGTCGCCCTCGGGACGAAACCCCTCATCTCCACGCAGGGACCGTATGCGGGGAAAGAGATGATGTATCTTGAGGCCACCGCGTACTATCCGGGCCCCAACAACTTCGGAGGCGGGGTCGGTCCCAAGACGGCGATCGGCCTGATCGCCAAGCACGGCGTTGTGGCCGTGGATCCCTCCGTCATCAGGCTCGGGAGCCGTGTCTACGTGGAGGGGTATGGAGAGGCCACGGCCGGGGACACCGGCGGCGCGATCCGAGGTAGCCGGATCGATCTGTGCTTCGACACCTACGAAGAGGCGATGCGGTTCGGCCGCCGAACCATCAAGGTGTACATCCTCAAGGCACCCTAA
- the rsmA gene encoding 16S rRNA (adenine(1518)-N(6)/adenine(1519)-N(6))-dimethyltransferase RsmA, whose translation MATPGGTRAILREFGIRPSKRWGQHFLVSPQVLERTIAAAFLTSSDSVLEVGAGIGTLTLGLAERAGWVTAVEVDRGLLPALEATAGTRPNVRILPGDMLTMAPEALFGGPASAPRKVVANLPYNIASAVLTRLLRQPLGLTSLIVTVQREVADRLAARPGGREYGILSIAVQYRAVPRIIARIPPGAFLPPPAVDSALVELRPRREPAVDVADESTFFRVVAAGFGQRRKTLHNALARGLDLPKEVVEHACRAAGIDPRVRAETLDLEAFGRLTQALVEPLSAARLRLPGKRDRGASHRGVTELNG comes from the coding sequence TTGGCCACCCCCGGGGGAACGCGCGCGATCCTGCGAGAATTTGGGATCCGACCCTCAAAGCGATGGGGGCAGCACTTCCTCGTCAGCCCGCAGGTCCTCGAGCGGACGATTGCCGCTGCATTCCTGACGTCCTCCGACAGCGTGCTCGAGGTGGGGGCCGGGATCGGGACGTTGACCCTCGGGCTCGCCGAACGGGCGGGGTGGGTCACCGCGGTCGAGGTCGACCGGGGGCTCTTGCCGGCGCTTGAGGCGACCGCCGGCACGCGGCCAAATGTGCGAATCCTCCCGGGCGACATGCTGACCATGGCGCCGGAGGCGCTCTTCGGGGGCCCCGCAAGTGCGCCGAGGAAAGTCGTCGCCAACCTGCCCTACAACATCGCCTCCGCGGTCCTCACCCGGCTGCTCCGGCAGCCGCTCGGCCTCACGAGCCTCATCGTCACGGTCCAGCGCGAAGTCGCCGACCGCCTGGCCGCCCGCCCGGGCGGTCGCGAATACGGGATCTTGTCGATCGCGGTCCAATACCGAGCCGTCCCTCGAATCATCGCGCGCATCCCCCCGGGAGCATTTCTCCCGCCGCCGGCGGTGGATTCAGCGCTCGTGGAACTGCGGCCGCGGAGGGAGCCCGCCGTAGACGTAGCCGATGAATCGACTTTCTTTCGGGTCGTGGCCGCGGGGTTCGGCCAACGCCGCAAGACCCTCCACAACGCCTTGGCAAGGGGACTGGATCTGCCAAAAGAGGTCGTCGAGCACGCCTGCAGGGCGGCGGGCATCGATCCCCGCGTGCGCGCCGAGACGCTCGATCTCGAGGCGTTCGGGCGGCTGACGCAGGCGCTGGTCGAACCACTCTCGGCCGCGCGCCTGCGGTTACCGGGGAAGCGCGATCGCGGGGCCTCCCACCGTGGCGTGACCGAGCTGAATGGTTAG
- a CDS encoding LCP family protein, with product MTSDPATPPPPETDVPAEPGARRRPLWACIARWSAFGLGGIFTLLVLAAVAMVAVLGWSFTLKQRTNVLIMGLDRTVSDQNPNIVYPVSRTDTLIATSFDPAGRRVYLLSVPRDTRASIPGHGTTKINAAHAWGGGPLAIRTTENFLGVRFPYYIEITERGLVRLIDAVGGVNVHIEKDLNYDDNWDGLHIHLKKGYRRLGGKAAVEFARFRHDPLGDIGRITRQQEVMNALLDELRRPRIVLRVSRILRVFQEDIQTNLSQQQLITLALFGIRLPPGGLVRETLPGRFGSEDWLPDVLRDRDVVARMFYGVDAETLARTTVEIVRDSGGRDAAVDAEARLTALGMRILRVRTAAGADSTTVVVHRGDPRVAEIVASLLGAAPVLDGTTRDGPDLTIQLGHATVGGPAIALPR from the coding sequence ATGACCTCAGATCCCGCGACACCGCCGCCGCCCGAGACGGACGTCCCCGCGGAGCCCGGCGCACGTCGCAGACCGTTGTGGGCGTGCATCGCGCGCTGGTCGGCCTTCGGTCTCGGGGGCATCTTCACACTCCTGGTCCTCGCCGCCGTCGCGATGGTCGCCGTCCTCGGCTGGTCCTTTACATTGAAGCAGCGCACCAATGTCCTCATCATGGGGCTGGACCGCACCGTCAGCGACCAGAACCCCAACATCGTGTACCCTGTCTCAAGAACCGACACGTTGATCGCGACGTCATTCGACCCGGCGGGCCGCCGTGTGTACCTGCTCAGCGTGCCCCGAGATACCCGCGCGAGCATCCCAGGACACGGCACGACCAAGATCAACGCCGCCCACGCGTGGGGCGGGGGGCCGCTTGCCATCCGGACCACGGAAAATTTCCTCGGCGTCCGCTTTCCGTATTACATCGAAATCACGGAGCGCGGGCTCGTCCGGCTGATCGACGCCGTCGGCGGCGTGAACGTCCACATCGAGAAGGATCTCAACTACGACGACAACTGGGACGGCCTGCACATTCACCTCAAGAAGGGCTACCGCCGGCTGGGGGGCAAGGCGGCCGTAGAGTTCGCCCGGTTCCGGCACGACCCCCTTGGCGACATCGGCCGGATCACACGCCAGCAAGAGGTCATGAACGCGCTCCTGGACGAACTCCGCCGGCCCCGGATCGTCCTCCGCGTAAGCCGCATCCTGCGCGTGTTCCAGGAGGACATCCAGACCAACCTGAGCCAACAGCAGCTGATCACCCTCGCGCTGTTCGGGATCCGCCTCCCGCCGGGAGGGCTCGTCAGGGAAACGCTGCCGGGCCGGTTCGGGAGCGAAGACTGGTTGCCGGATGTCCTCCGCGACCGTGACGTGGTCGCCCGGATGTTTTACGGCGTCGACGCGGAGACGCTCGCCCGCACCACGGTCGAGATCGTGAGAGACTCGGGCGGCCGGGACGCCGCCGTCGACGCCGAGGCACGCTTGACCGCTCTGGGGATGCGGATCCTCCGAGTCCGAACCGCGGCCGGTGCGGACTCGACCACCGTGGTCGTCCACCGGGGGGATCCCCGCGTCGCGGAGATCGTGGCCTCGCTACTGGGCGCGGCTCCCGTGTTGGACGGGACCACGAGGGACGGCCCAGACCTAACCATTCAGCTCGGTCACGCCACGGTGGGAGGCCCCGCGATCGCGCTTCCCCGGTAA
- the ispE gene encoding 4-(cytidine 5'-diphospho)-2-C-methyl-D-erythritol kinase codes for MALKQLRLNAYAKINLTLDVLGDRPDGYHDIETVLHTVELHDTIILREDGEGITLRCIGSDVPAETQNIVHRTAHILKETFQIPRGIEIELTKRIPVAAGLGGGSSDAAVTLLGLAQMWKLRVNDRQLMELGSKIGSDVPFFLVGGAALAMGRGERVRMLRPLPTTWVVIARPTIPITSEWAYKAIDHGAIRKRPNTSGVLRALESEDPRSVGQLLCNVFEDVVVAHHPVVGTVRAQMASHQPLGVSLSGSGPAVFAMVANEAAARAIAAAVETMADVEVFVTRTFAEER; via the coding sequence ATGGCTTTGAAGCAGCTGCGCCTCAACGCCTACGCCAAGATCAACCTCACGCTCGATGTGCTGGGCGACCGTCCGGACGGCTACCACGACATCGAGACCGTTCTCCATACCGTGGAACTGCACGACACGATCATTTTGAGAGAAGACGGAGAGGGCATCACGCTGCGGTGCATTGGCTCTGACGTCCCGGCCGAGACCCAGAACATCGTGCACCGAACCGCGCACATCCTCAAGGAGACCTTCCAGATCCCGCGGGGCATCGAGATCGAACTCACGAAGCGCATCCCGGTCGCTGCGGGACTCGGCGGCGGGTCGAGCGACGCGGCGGTCACGCTCCTCGGCCTCGCGCAGATGTGGAAGCTCCGCGTGAACGACCGGCAACTGATGGAACTCGGAAGCAAGATCGGTTCAGACGTTCCGTTTTTCCTGGTCGGCGGGGCGGCGCTGGCGATGGGACGAGGGGAGCGCGTGCGAATGCTCCGGCCGCTGCCGACGACCTGGGTGGTCATCGCCCGGCCGACGATCCCGATCACGAGCGAGTGGGCGTACAAGGCGATCGACCATGGGGCGATACGCAAACGGCCAAACACGTCGGGCGTGCTCCGCGCGCTGGAGAGCGAGGACCCGCGTTCCGTGGGACAGTTGCTGTGCAACGTCTTTGAAGACGTCGTGGTCGCCCATCACCCCGTCGTTGGAACGGTCCGGGCGCAGATGGCGTCGCACCAGCCGCTAGGCGTCTCGCTCTCCGGGAGCGGCCCCGCGGTCTTCGCCATGGTCGCCAACGAGGCCGCGGCCAGAGCCATCGCCGCCGCGGTGGAAACGATGGCCGATGTGGAGGTATTTGTGACCCGGACGTTCGCCGAGGAACGGTAG
- a CDS encoding NTP transferase domain-containing protein, whose translation MPDALVLAGGRPDPALPQGVPNKAFLALCGRPMVEFVLQALRAATSIRRIALVGPDPLPGSVAAHADLTIGERGGLLDNVAAGLAGVGGGTPVLAVAADIPLLASGTVDAFVKAASALGAELVYGVVRREDIRHELPGARKTFVRLREGTFTGGSLILLDPRAFAHARAAIDRAVRARKRPWELARMFGLRTLLGLLTGTLEIAELERRASLLTGVRARALICRTPDIALDVDTPEMLAAVGARLAERLGAAAPLPTDSVADS comes from the coding sequence ATGCCCGACGCGCTGGTGCTGGCGGGAGGACGGCCCGATCCCGCGCTCCCCCAGGGCGTCCCCAACAAGGCGTTCCTCGCGCTCTGCGGGCGCCCCATGGTCGAATTTGTGCTGCAGGCCCTCCGCGCGGCCACCTCGATCCGCCGGATCGCCCTGGTCGGTCCGGATCCGCTTCCCGGGAGCGTCGCCGCGCATGCCGACCTCACGATTGGCGAGCGAGGCGGGCTGCTCGATAACGTCGCCGCGGGACTTGCCGGGGTAGGCGGGGGGACCCCGGTGCTCGCGGTGGCGGCCGATATTCCCCTGCTGGCTTCCGGGACCGTTGACGCCTTCGTGAAAGCCGCCTCCGCGCTCGGCGCTGAGCTCGTGTATGGAGTCGTCCGCCGGGAGGATATCCGCCACGAGCTCCCGGGAGCGCGGAAGACCTTTGTCCGGTTGCGCGAGGGGACGTTCACCGGAGGGAGCCTCATCCTGCTCGATCCCCGCGCGTTTGCGCACGCTCGCGCGGCGATCGACCGCGCCGTTCGCGCGCGCAAGCGCCCATGGGAACTGGCCCGGATGTTCGGCCTCCGAACGCTTCTCGGGTTGCTGACCGGTACGCTCGAGATCGCCGAGCTCGAGCGGCGCGCGTCTCTCCTGACCGGGGTTCGGGCCCGGGCTCTCATCTGCCGGACGCCCGACATCGCCCTCGACGTCGACACGCCGGAGATGCTGGCCGCGGTTGGTGCCCGACTGGCCGAGCGCCTCGGGGCGGCTGCCCCGCTGCCGACGGACAGCGTGGCGGATTCGTGA
- the purR gene encoding pur operon repressor: MRRLRRGDRMVAIAHRLLQEPHTVFPLGTFTEMLGVAKSSISEDVASLRQAFDRFAIGRIETLAGASGGVRYSPTSTSAHTRALAEDLARRLREPARILPGGFLYTADLLSLPSLVSRLGDVFATFFADRRPDVVLSMEVQGIPLALMTARAFNVPLVTARRGGMGTEGPSVGVNYVSGSSRVMQSMTLPLRAVPPGARALFIDDFLRGGGTARGVYDLMREFQAEIVGIGVLIETTQPREKLVDHYISLLVFDGIDEAQGIVRIAPSRWAAGDHPTSTT; this comes from the coding sequence GTGAGACGGTTGCGGCGTGGGGACCGCATGGTGGCGATCGCCCACCGGCTGCTGCAGGAGCCCCACACCGTATTCCCCTTGGGGACCTTCACAGAGATGCTGGGCGTGGCCAAATCCTCGATCAGCGAGGACGTCGCCTCGCTGAGGCAGGCGTTCGACCGGTTCGCGATCGGGCGGATCGAGACGCTGGCGGGGGCGAGCGGGGGCGTCCGCTACTCCCCCACCAGCACGTCGGCACACACGCGGGCCCTCGCGGAGGACCTGGCCCGCCGGTTGCGCGAGCCGGCGCGCATTCTTCCCGGAGGGTTCCTCTATACCGCGGACCTGCTCTCGCTCCCCAGCCTCGTATCGCGGTTGGGCGACGTGTTTGCCACGTTCTTTGCGGACCGCCGTCCCGACGTCGTCCTATCCATGGAGGTCCAAGGGATCCCGCTCGCGCTCATGACCGCGCGCGCCTTCAACGTGCCGCTCGTCACCGCCCGCCGTGGCGGGATGGGGACGGAGGGTCCATCAGTGGGTGTCAACTACGTCTCGGGATCCTCGCGGGTGATGCAGTCGATGACGCTGCCCCTTCGCGCCGTCCCGCCGGGGGCGCGGGCTCTCTTTATCGACGACTTCCTGCGGGGCGGCGGGACCGCTCGAGGGGTGTACGATCTCATGCGCGAGTTCCAGGCCGAGATCGTGGGCATCGGCGTGCTGATCGAGACGACACAGCCGCGAGAGAAGCTCGTGGACCATTATATCTCGCTGCTGGTGTTCGACGGCATCGACGAGGCCCAAGGGATCGTCCGGATCGCGCCTAGCCGCTGGGCCGCAGGTGATCACCCGACCTCGACGACCTGA
- a CDS encoding gamma carbonic anhydrase family protein, whose protein sequence is MLLEHRGKRPVIHETAYIAPTAVVCGDVTIGEHSQVLFGAILVAEGGPVTIGSYCIIMENAVVRGTPRHPARLGNHILVGPHAHLSGCIADDNVFLATGSTVFNGARIGSRAEVRINGVVHVGANLLPNAIVPIGWIAIGDPAQIVPPQEHDRIGFAEGAATYPLTVFGLGRAPTPRESIMPELTRRYARALSQHKQDQVVEVG, encoded by the coding sequence ATGCTTCTAGAGCACCGCGGGAAGCGACCCGTGATCCACGAAACCGCCTATATCGCCCCTACCGCCGTGGTCTGCGGCGATGTCACGATCGGGGAGCACAGCCAGGTGTTGTTCGGGGCGATCCTCGTCGCCGAAGGGGGACCCGTCACGATCGGGTCCTACTGCATCATCATGGAGAACGCGGTGGTCCGAGGCACGCCGCGGCATCCGGCCAGGCTCGGCAACCATATCCTCGTCGGACCGCACGCCCATCTCTCCGGATGTATCGCCGACGACAACGTATTCCTGGCCACGGGCAGCACGGTCTTCAACGGTGCGCGGATCGGCTCCCGTGCCGAGGTCAGGATCAACGGCGTCGTGCATGTCGGAGCCAATCTCCTCCCCAACGCCATCGTCCCCATCGGCTGGATCGCGATCGGAGATCCCGCCCAGATCGTTCCCCCACAGGAGCACGACCGCATCGGGTTCGCCGAGGGCGCGGCGACCTACCCGTTGACCGTCTTCGGCCTCGGGCGGGCGCCCACCCCACGCGAATCGATCATGCCCGAACTCACCCGCCGGTACGCCCGGGCGCTCAGCCAACACAAACAGGATCAGGTCGTCGAGGTCGGGTGA
- a CDS encoding OsmC family protein produces the protein MTDARDVDTVRTYSIGVPGRALNHARTHHFVLDSSSGPSEALTNSEAFLAGISSCGVTLIEKYARHAGVPVTRMEVTISGVRAAKPARFQSIQMRFEIHGVGEPDARQLVDVWRDR, from the coding sequence GTGACTGACGCCCGCGATGTCGACACGGTGCGTACCTACTCGATCGGCGTGCCGGGGCGCGCGCTGAACCACGCTCGGACACACCACTTCGTCCTGGACTCCTCCTCCGGCCCCAGCGAGGCATTGACCAACAGTGAAGCGTTTCTCGCCGGCATCTCCTCGTGCGGGGTGACCTTGATCGAGAAGTACGCGAGGCACGCCGGGGTGCCGGTCACGCGGATGGAGGTCACCATCTCGGGTGTCCGCGCCGCCAAACCGGCCCGGTTCCAAAGCATCCAGATGCGCTTCGAAATCCACGGGGTCGGGGAGCCAGATGCCCGCCAGCTCGTCGATGTGTGGCGGGACCGCTGA
- a CDS encoding TetR/AcrR family transcriptional regulator yields MGVRERRDRERVEMRHDILAAAREIAAQEGWQAVTIRRVAEKIEYSPPTIYEYFDSKEAIIEGELHEAFQLLLSDLRGARDAHTVPAEQYQAMGDAFWNFVWKHPEMYQVISGLGGVGFCDHSNPDHEGKQVAGLFQEVLQSMLPPAQCTPESLEGKTLTLWSLAHGFIALMMAGQFPITDRDHARELWAKASADLLRAWQTA; encoded by the coding sequence ATGGGCGTCAGGGAACGACGGGATCGAGAACGCGTGGAGATGCGGCACGACATCCTCGCGGCCGCCCGCGAGATCGCGGCCCAGGAGGGATGGCAGGCGGTGACCATCCGGCGGGTCGCCGAGAAGATCGAGTACAGCCCTCCCACGATCTACGAATATTTCGACAGCAAGGAAGCGATCATCGAGGGGGAGCTGCACGAGGCTTTTCAACTGCTGCTGAGCGACTTGAGAGGCGCACGCGACGCGCACACGGTGCCGGCGGAGCAGTACCAAGCCATGGGCGACGCGTTCTGGAACTTCGTCTGGAAGCATCCGGAGATGTATCAGGTGATCTCCGGGCTCGGCGGGGTGGGGTTCTGTGACCACAGCAATCCGGACCATGAGGGGAAGCAGGTGGCCGGGCTGTTCCAGGAGGTCTTACAGTCCATGCTGCCGCCCGCCCAATGCACCCCGGAGAGTCTCGAGGGAAAGACGCTCACGCTGTGGAGCTTGGCCCACGGATTTATCGCGCTCATGATGGCAGGGCAATTTCCCATCACCGATCGAGACCACGCGCGGGAACTCTGGGCCAAGGCATCGGCCGACCTGCTGAGGGCGTGGCAGACCGCGTAG
- a CDS encoding efflux RND transporter periplasmic adaptor subunit, whose protein sequence is MRLRVIAVGLVLVAVVGGVMAVRGRNRTTPSAAQTRAAVSQAPASVSVAEARRGDVVSQVLASGSVTSIRDAKIGSKISGRVAAVVVEEGVRVAAGSPLLRLDTSDVLAQEAQAQASAAAARAQLQKVMTGARPQERQQAANAVTQARATLTSAQASWQLANANLARERSLLAQGAVSKQDVDTAQTQEQVTAAQVAQARGAYDSAVQNEALVQIGSRDEDIQAARAQLGQAEAALALVQVQLRDSTIYAPFAGTITHRSVEPGETVSSSSGNALFMLSQMDDVYVELIVPAQHRSELRLGQEALLAIDGLPGQTFRGRAQEIRPAADAASRTFGVRMLVPNPAGILRPGMFARGAIIVDVRHGVLQIPEAAVMTATSGSVVFVVRDGLAVRHAVTLGTHTDGMVEITSGLSTGDKVVVQGQDGLTDNQPVSLRPL, encoded by the coding sequence ATGCGGTTACGTGTCATCGCTGTAGGGTTGGTGCTTGTGGCAGTGGTCGGCGGAGTGATGGCGGTTCGTGGTCGAAACCGGACCACGCCGTCCGCCGCACAGACGAGGGCGGCCGTGAGCCAGGCTCCGGCGTCCGTTTCGGTTGCGGAGGCGCGCCGGGGCGACGTGGTGAGCCAGGTGCTGGCGTCCGGGTCGGTGACCAGCATTCGCGATGCGAAGATTGGCTCCAAGATCTCCGGCCGGGTGGCCGCGGTGGTGGTCGAGGAGGGCGTGCGCGTCGCCGCCGGTTCACCGCTCTTGCGGTTGGACACGAGCGACGTGCTGGCGCAGGAGGCCCAGGCCCAGGCCAGCGCGGCGGCGGCCCGGGCTCAGCTGCAGAAAGTGATGACCGGAGCCCGGCCTCAGGAACGGCAGCAGGCCGCCAACGCCGTGACCCAGGCGCGCGCGACGCTCACCTCGGCCCAGGCGTCGTGGCAGCTGGCGAACGCCAACCTCGCGCGGGAGCGGTCGCTGCTGGCGCAGGGCGCGGTGTCCAAGCAGGATGTCGACACCGCCCAAACCCAGGAGCAGGTGACGGCGGCGCAGGTGGCCCAGGCCCGGGGCGCCTACGATTCCGCCGTGCAAAACGAGGCCCTCGTGCAAATCGGCTCGCGCGACGAGGATATTCAGGCGGCGCGCGCCCAGCTGGGACAGGCCGAGGCCGCACTGGCCCTCGTGCAGGTGCAGCTCCGCGACTCGACGATTTACGCGCCGTTCGCGGGGACGATCACGCACCGCAGCGTCGAGCCGGGCGAGACCGTCTCGTCCTCTTCCGGCAACGCGCTGTTCATGCTCAGCCAAATGGACGATGTCTATGTGGAGCTCATCGTCCCCGCGCAGCACCGCTCCGAGCTCCGGCTGGGTCAAGAGGCGCTCTTGGCGATTGACGGCCTCCCGGGTCAGACGTTTCGGGGGCGTGCGCAGGAAATCCGGCCGGCCGCGGACGCGGCGAGCCGGACGTTTGGCGTGCGGATGCTGGTCCCCAACCCGGCGGGGATCCTCCGGCCCGGGATGTTCGCCCGGGGCGCCATCATCGTGGACGTGCGCCACGGAGTTTTGCAAATACCGGAGGCGGCGGTCATGACGGCGACCTCAGGGTCCGTCGTGTTTGTCGTGCGCGATGGCCTGGCCGTCCGGCACGCCGTTACCCTCGGGACGCACACCGACGGGATGGTCGAAATCACCTCCGGCCTCTCTACCGGTGACAAAGTCGTCGTGCAGGGCCAGGACGGCCTCACAGACAATCAGCCGGTCTCACTTCGCCCGCTCTAA